CCATGGTAAAGCGCTCCCTGCTCCAGTCACAGGAAGAGCCCAATTTCTTCAATTGGTTAATGATCACCCCGCCATATTTCTTTTTCCATTTCCAGACCTGTCTGATGAACTCCTCCCTGCCCAGCTGGTAACGGTCCAACCCCTCTTTGGCCAATTCCCTCTCCACCACATTTTGGGTGGCGATCCCCGCATGGTCTGTACCGGGCATCCAGAGACAACTATAGCCCTTCATCCTCTTATAACGCACAAGGATGTCCTGCAAGGTGTTGTTGAGGGCATGCCCCATATGGAGGGAACCGGTGATGTTCGGTGGCGGAATGACAATGGAAAAGGGTTCCTTCGGGGAGTCCACCTCCGCCCGAAAGTACCCCTTCTCCAACCAAAATCTATACCACTTCTCTTCTACCTTTTTCGGATCATAGATCTTCTCCGATATATCGGCCATGATGATAGCCTTCCATCCTCCTCCTTACCCTTTTCTCGATCTCTCTATCTCCTGGCGCACCAATTTGGGGACCGTCTCCTTGAGTACCTCTTTCACGGTCTCCCTCAACTCTTGGCCCAGCGCCGCTGCCAATTTCTCCGCTAGTCCTCCCATGGCCTCCTTCAGGACCTCTTCCAGACCCTTTTCAGGGACGCCGACCTTTTTGAGACCCTCTTCCTTTGCCTCGAAGACGGGCTCAAAGGCCTCCGCGAACCTCTCCTCGAACTCCTCCTTTTCTTCCTTCGGGGCAAGACCTTCAATCCTCTCCAGTTCTGTGGCGCTCTCACCGAGGATGGTCTCCAGCCTCTCGGCCTTGGTCTCCTTTTCTGCCTCTTCTACCCCTAAATCACCGAACAGACTTGGCCCCTCCGCACCCTCTACTATAGGCTCGGACTCCATCGCATCTAAGGGGAGGTCCAAACTCAAGGGTTCTTCCTTTTCCTCCTCTTCCTCCCCAGGAAACTCCTGTTGTAACTCTGCCTCCAGCTCCTTCAGGGGGGTCTCCAGGATAACCCCCTCCTCTGGTTTCTCTTGAGGAGGTGGTGCTGCGGCAGCAGCAGGCTCCTCCACTACCTCTTCTAGCTCCAACACCTCTTCTTCCTTCCCTACCACTACCTCTTCCAGAGGGAGGGCTTCTTCCACTGCCTCTTCCAAGGGGGGAGCTTCTGCCCTTTTGGTTAGGGCCTCCTGCACTTTAGTGATGGCAGCATTGGCCTCAAAGGGCTTTACGATAAAGCCATCCGCTCCCACTCGGTGGCTCTCATCCTCATCAAAATCATCTAAGATTCCGATCAACAACAGCACAGGGGTGCCCTTCAGGAGGGGATCCTTCTTCACTTCCTCA
Above is a window of Deltaproteobacteria bacterium DNA encoding:
- a CDS encoding response regulator; the protein is MPTRLLIADDSTTIQKVFERTFPPEEFALTFANNGEEALDKARKDKPDLVIADINMPLKNGFEVCEEVKKDPLLKGTPVLLLIGILDDFDEDESHRVGADGFIVKPFEANAAITKVQEALTKRAEAPPLEEAVEEALPLEEVVVGKEEEVLELEEVVEEPAAAAAPPPQEKPEEGVILETPLKELEAELQQEFPGEEEEEKEEPLSLDLPLDAMESEPIVEGAEGPSLFGDLGVEEAEKETKAERLETILGESATELERIEGLAPKEEKEEFEERFAEAFEPVFEAKEEGLKKVGVPEKGLEEVLKEAMGGLAEKLAAALGQELRETVKEVLKETVPKLVRQEIERSRKG